A genomic stretch from Leptodactylus fuscus isolate aLepFus1 chromosome 10, aLepFus1.hap2, whole genome shotgun sequence includes:
- the ZNF384 gene encoding zinc finger protein 384 isoform X4 — MEESHFNSSYFWPAVPTVSGQQIDNSMFLNKVKEQLIQEKGCNLGSHYPTLLTVPTSVSLPAGISVDGENKVEIHGIPHSQASVTQNITVLPVPTTGLMTATGLVITSPSGSLVTTPSSSGQTFPISAPSTMIVSTLPGSQTLQVVSELTKAKLPEVGTVGVQKSGRGRKKKRIPEPTLPELHDPYDLSNEDEEEHHKDGKTYRCRMCSITFFSKSEMQIHSKSHTEAKPHKCPHCSKTFANSSYLAQHVRIHSGAKPYTCSYCQKAFRQLSHLQQHTRIHTKVHSAVSKPHKCPYCSKSFANRSYLTQHVRIHSGAKPYSCRYCLKAFRQLSHLQQHTRIHTGDRPYKCVHPGCDKAFTQLSNLQSHRRQHNKDKPFKCHNCHRAYTDSSSLEVHLSTHTVKHAKVYTCSICSRAYTSETYLMKHMRKHNAPETPQPPPTQVLTSQAHFTPVSQAPTSDGPQCSFDMSPFKTDHHKDLCLTVSTSTIQVEHLASS; from the exons ATGGAGGAGTCTCATTTTAACTCCTCCTATTTCTGGCCTGCTGTCCCCACGGTCTCTGGACAG CAGATCGACAACTCCATGTTCCTAAACAAAGTGAAAGAGCAGCTGATCCAGGAGAAAGGCTGCAACCTGGGCTCGCACTACCCCACCCTGCTGACGGTGCCCACGTCCGTGTCCCTACCTGCCGGCATCAGCGTCGATGGAGAGAACAAGGTGGAGATTCATGGGATTCCTCACAGTCAGGCATCGGTCACACAGAACATCACCGTCCTGCCTGTGCCTACAACGGGGCTCATGACGGCGA CCGGCTTGGTCATCACGTCTCCGTCTGGATCTCTCGTGACTACACCTTCTTCTTCTGGTCAGACTTTTCCCATTTCTGCCCCTTCCACCATGATTGTGTCCACCTTGCCGGGCTCCCAGACATTGCAAGTTGTGTCAGAGCTGACCAAGGCGAAGCTCCCCGAGGTGGGAACTGTAGGTGTCCAGAAATCAGGCCGtggaaggaagaagaagagaatCCCAGAACCTACACTACCAGAGCTGCACGACCCCTACGACTTATCgaatgaggatgaggaggagcaTCATAAAGATGGGAAGACATACCG ATGCCGGATGTGCTCCATCACCTTCTTCTCCAAGTCCGAGATGCAGATTCACTCCAAGTCTCATACAGAGGCCAAGCCCCACAAGTGCCCTCATTGCTCGAAAACCTTTGCCAACAGTTCCTACTTGGCTCAGCACGTGCGGATCCATTCGGGGGCCAAGCCCTATACCTGCAGTTACTGTCAGAAAGCCTTCCGCCAGCTGTCTCACCTCCAGCAGCACACACG GATCCACACGAAGGTGCATAGTGCGGTCTCCAAGCCCCACAAGTGCCCGTACTGCTCCAAATCCTTCGCCAACCGCTCCTACTTGACTCAGCATGTGCGCATCCACTCGGGGGCCAAGCCTTACAGCTGCCGCTACTGTCTGAAGGCCTTCCGCCAGCTCTCTCACCTCCAGCAGCATACACG GATTCACACAGGCGACAGGCCCTATAAATGCGTACACCCCGGATGTGACAAGGCTTTCACCCAGCTGTCAAATCTGCAG TCTCACAGGAGGCAGCACAACAAAGACAAACCCTTCAAGTGCCACAACTGTCACCGAGCGTACACGGACTCGTCCTCCCTAGAGGTCCACCTGTCTACTCACACCGTCAAACACGCTAAAGTGTATACCTGTTCCATCTGTAGCCGAGCGTATACTTCG GAAACTTACCTGATGAAACACATGAGGAAACACAACGCTCCAGAGACCCCGCAGCCGCCCCCTACACAAGTCCTAACCTCACAAGCGCATTTCACACCCGTGTCCCAGGCCCCCACGTCTGACGGTCCGCAGTGCTCCTTTGACATGAGTCCCTTCAAGACTGACCATCACAAGGACTTATGTTTGACCGTCTCCACCAGCACCATCCAAGTGGAACATTTAGCCAGCTCCTAG
- the ZNF384 gene encoding zinc finger protein 384 isoform X2: protein MEESHFNSSYFWPAVPTVSGQIDNSMFLNKVKEQLIQEKGCNLGSHYPTLLTVPTSVSLPAGISVDGENKVEIHGIPHSQASVTQNITVLPVPTTGLMTATGLVITSPSGSLVTTPSSSGQTFPISAPSTMIVSTLPGSQTLQVVSELTKAKLPEVGTVGVQKSGRGRKKKRIPEPTLPELHDPYDLSNEDEEEHHKDGKTYRCRMCSITFFSKSEMQIHSKSHTEAKPHKCPHCSKTFANSSYLAQHVRIHSGAKPYTCSYCQKAFRQLSHLQQHTRIHTKVHSAVSKPHKCPYCSKSFANRSYLTQHVRIHSGAKPYSCRYCLKAFRQLSHLQQHTRIHTKVHIAVSKPHKCPHCSKTFANSSYLAQHVRIHSGAKPYNCRYCQKAFRQLSHLQQHTRIHTGDRPYKCVHPGCDKAFTQLSNLQSHRRQHNKDKPFKCHNCHRAYTDSSSLEVHLSTHTVKHAKVYTCSICSRAYTSETYLMKHMRKHNAPETPQPPPTQVLTSQAHFTPVSQAPTSDGPQCSFDMSPFKTDHHKDLCLTVSTSTIQVEHLASS, encoded by the exons ATGGAGGAGTCTCATTTTAACTCCTCCTATTTCTGGCCTGCTGTCCCCACGGTCTCTGGACAG ATCGACAACTCCATGTTCCTAAACAAAGTGAAAGAGCAGCTGATCCAGGAGAAAGGCTGCAACCTGGGCTCGCACTACCCCACCCTGCTGACGGTGCCCACGTCCGTGTCCCTACCTGCCGGCATCAGCGTCGATGGAGAGAACAAGGTGGAGATTCATGGGATTCCTCACAGTCAGGCATCGGTCACACAGAACATCACCGTCCTGCCTGTGCCTACAACGGGGCTCATGACGGCGA CCGGCTTGGTCATCACGTCTCCGTCTGGATCTCTCGTGACTACACCTTCTTCTTCTGGTCAGACTTTTCCCATTTCTGCCCCTTCCACCATGATTGTGTCCACCTTGCCGGGCTCCCAGACATTGCAAGTTGTGTCAGAGCTGACCAAGGCGAAGCTCCCCGAGGTGGGAACTGTAGGTGTCCAGAAATCAGGCCGtggaaggaagaagaagagaatCCCAGAACCTACACTACCAGAGCTGCACGACCCCTACGACTTATCgaatgaggatgaggaggagcaTCATAAAGATGGGAAGACATACCG ATGCCGGATGTGCTCCATCACCTTCTTCTCCAAGTCCGAGATGCAGATTCACTCCAAGTCTCATACAGAGGCCAAGCCCCACAAGTGCCCTCATTGCTCGAAAACCTTTGCCAACAGTTCCTACTTGGCTCAGCACGTGCGGATCCATTCGGGGGCCAAGCCCTATACCTGCAGTTACTGTCAGAAAGCCTTCCGCCAGCTGTCTCACCTCCAGCAGCACACACG GATCCACACGAAGGTGCATAGTGCGGTCTCCAAGCCCCACAAGTGCCCGTACTGCTCCAAATCCTTCGCCAACCGCTCCTACTTGACTCAGCATGTGCGCATCCACTCGGGGGCCAAGCCTTACAGCTGCCGCTACTGTCTGAAGGCCTTCCGCCAGCTCTCTCACCTCCAGCAGCATACACG AATCCACACGAAGGTGCACATTGCGGTGTCCAAGCCTCACAAGTGCCCGCACTGCTCCAAAACCTTCGCCAACAGCTCCTACCTGGCCCAGCACGTGCGCATCCACTCGGGGGCCAAGCCCTACAACTGCCGCTACTGTCAGAAGGCCTTCCGCCAGCTCTCTCACCTCCAGCAACATACACG GATTCACACAGGCGACAGGCCCTATAAATGCGTACACCCCGGATGTGACAAGGCTTTCACCCAGCTGTCAAATCTGCAG TCTCACAGGAGGCAGCACAACAAAGACAAACCCTTCAAGTGCCACAACTGTCACCGAGCGTACACGGACTCGTCCTCCCTAGAGGTCCACCTGTCTACTCACACCGTCAAACACGCTAAAGTGTATACCTGTTCCATCTGTAGCCGAGCGTATACTTCG GAAACTTACCTGATGAAACACATGAGGAAACACAACGCTCCAGAGACCCCGCAGCCGCCCCCTACACAAGTCCTAACCTCACAAGCGCATTTCACACCCGTGTCCCAGGCCCCCACGTCTGACGGTCCGCAGTGCTCCTTTGACATGAGTCCCTTCAAGACTGACCATCACAAGGACTTATGTTTGACCGTCTCCACCAGCACCATCCAAGTGGAACATTTAGCCAGCTCCTAG
- the ZNF384 gene encoding zinc finger protein 384 isoform X1 → MEESHFNSSYFWPAVPTVSGQQIDNSMFLNKVKEQLIQEKGCNLGSHYPTLLTVPTSVSLPAGISVDGENKVEIHGIPHSQASVTQNITVLPVPTTGLMTATGLVITSPSGSLVTTPSSSGQTFPISAPSTMIVSTLPGSQTLQVVSELTKAKLPEVGTVGVQKSGRGRKKKRIPEPTLPELHDPYDLSNEDEEEHHKDGKTYRCRMCSITFFSKSEMQIHSKSHTEAKPHKCPHCSKTFANSSYLAQHVRIHSGAKPYTCSYCQKAFRQLSHLQQHTRIHTKVHSAVSKPHKCPYCSKSFANRSYLTQHVRIHSGAKPYSCRYCLKAFRQLSHLQQHTRIHTKVHIAVSKPHKCPHCSKTFANSSYLAQHVRIHSGAKPYNCRYCQKAFRQLSHLQQHTRIHTGDRPYKCVHPGCDKAFTQLSNLQSHRRQHNKDKPFKCHNCHRAYTDSSSLEVHLSTHTVKHAKVYTCSICSRAYTSETYLMKHMRKHNAPETPQPPPTQVLTSQAHFTPVSQAPTSDGPQCSFDMSPFKTDHHKDLCLTVSTSTIQVEHLASS, encoded by the exons ATGGAGGAGTCTCATTTTAACTCCTCCTATTTCTGGCCTGCTGTCCCCACGGTCTCTGGACAG CAGATCGACAACTCCATGTTCCTAAACAAAGTGAAAGAGCAGCTGATCCAGGAGAAAGGCTGCAACCTGGGCTCGCACTACCCCACCCTGCTGACGGTGCCCACGTCCGTGTCCCTACCTGCCGGCATCAGCGTCGATGGAGAGAACAAGGTGGAGATTCATGGGATTCCTCACAGTCAGGCATCGGTCACACAGAACATCACCGTCCTGCCTGTGCCTACAACGGGGCTCATGACGGCGA CCGGCTTGGTCATCACGTCTCCGTCTGGATCTCTCGTGACTACACCTTCTTCTTCTGGTCAGACTTTTCCCATTTCTGCCCCTTCCACCATGATTGTGTCCACCTTGCCGGGCTCCCAGACATTGCAAGTTGTGTCAGAGCTGACCAAGGCGAAGCTCCCCGAGGTGGGAACTGTAGGTGTCCAGAAATCAGGCCGtggaaggaagaagaagagaatCCCAGAACCTACACTACCAGAGCTGCACGACCCCTACGACTTATCgaatgaggatgaggaggagcaTCATAAAGATGGGAAGACATACCG ATGCCGGATGTGCTCCATCACCTTCTTCTCCAAGTCCGAGATGCAGATTCACTCCAAGTCTCATACAGAGGCCAAGCCCCACAAGTGCCCTCATTGCTCGAAAACCTTTGCCAACAGTTCCTACTTGGCTCAGCACGTGCGGATCCATTCGGGGGCCAAGCCCTATACCTGCAGTTACTGTCAGAAAGCCTTCCGCCAGCTGTCTCACCTCCAGCAGCACACACG GATCCACACGAAGGTGCATAGTGCGGTCTCCAAGCCCCACAAGTGCCCGTACTGCTCCAAATCCTTCGCCAACCGCTCCTACTTGACTCAGCATGTGCGCATCCACTCGGGGGCCAAGCCTTACAGCTGCCGCTACTGTCTGAAGGCCTTCCGCCAGCTCTCTCACCTCCAGCAGCATACACG AATCCACACGAAGGTGCACATTGCGGTGTCCAAGCCTCACAAGTGCCCGCACTGCTCCAAAACCTTCGCCAACAGCTCCTACCTGGCCCAGCACGTGCGCATCCACTCGGGGGCCAAGCCCTACAACTGCCGCTACTGTCAGAAGGCCTTCCGCCAGCTCTCTCACCTCCAGCAACATACACG GATTCACACAGGCGACAGGCCCTATAAATGCGTACACCCCGGATGTGACAAGGCTTTCACCCAGCTGTCAAATCTGCAG TCTCACAGGAGGCAGCACAACAAAGACAAACCCTTCAAGTGCCACAACTGTCACCGAGCGTACACGGACTCGTCCTCCCTAGAGGTCCACCTGTCTACTCACACCGTCAAACACGCTAAAGTGTATACCTGTTCCATCTGTAGCCGAGCGTATACTTCG GAAACTTACCTGATGAAACACATGAGGAAACACAACGCTCCAGAGACCCCGCAGCCGCCCCCTACACAAGTCCTAACCTCACAAGCGCATTTCACACCCGTGTCCCAGGCCCCCACGTCTGACGGTCCGCAGTGCTCCTTTGACATGAGTCCCTTCAAGACTGACCATCACAAGGACTTATGTTTGACCGTCTCCACCAGCACCATCCAAGTGGAACATTTAGCCAGCTCCTAG
- the ZNF384 gene encoding zinc finger protein 384 isoform X3: protein MEESHFNSSYFWPAVPTVSGQQIDNSMFLNKVKEQLIQEKGCNLGSHYPTLLTVPTSVSLPAGISVDGENKVEIHGIPHSQASVTQNITVLPVPTTGLMTATGLVITSPSGSLVTTPSSSGQTFPISAPSTMIVSTLPGSQTLQVVSELTKAKLPEVGTVGVQKSGRGRKKKRIPEPTLPELHDPYDLSNEDEEEHHKDGKTYRCRMCSITFFSKSEMQIHSKSHTEAKPHKCPHCSKTFANSSYLAQHVRIHSGAKPYTCSYCQKAFRQLSHLQQHTRIHTKVHIAVSKPHKCPHCSKTFANSSYLAQHVRIHSGAKPYNCRYCQKAFRQLSHLQQHTRIHTGDRPYKCVHPGCDKAFTQLSNLQSHRRQHNKDKPFKCHNCHRAYTDSSSLEVHLSTHTVKHAKVYTCSICSRAYTSETYLMKHMRKHNAPETPQPPPTQVLTSQAHFTPVSQAPTSDGPQCSFDMSPFKTDHHKDLCLTVSTSTIQVEHLASS from the exons ATGGAGGAGTCTCATTTTAACTCCTCCTATTTCTGGCCTGCTGTCCCCACGGTCTCTGGACAG CAGATCGACAACTCCATGTTCCTAAACAAAGTGAAAGAGCAGCTGATCCAGGAGAAAGGCTGCAACCTGGGCTCGCACTACCCCACCCTGCTGACGGTGCCCACGTCCGTGTCCCTACCTGCCGGCATCAGCGTCGATGGAGAGAACAAGGTGGAGATTCATGGGATTCCTCACAGTCAGGCATCGGTCACACAGAACATCACCGTCCTGCCTGTGCCTACAACGGGGCTCATGACGGCGA CCGGCTTGGTCATCACGTCTCCGTCTGGATCTCTCGTGACTACACCTTCTTCTTCTGGTCAGACTTTTCCCATTTCTGCCCCTTCCACCATGATTGTGTCCACCTTGCCGGGCTCCCAGACATTGCAAGTTGTGTCAGAGCTGACCAAGGCGAAGCTCCCCGAGGTGGGAACTGTAGGTGTCCAGAAATCAGGCCGtggaaggaagaagaagagaatCCCAGAACCTACACTACCAGAGCTGCACGACCCCTACGACTTATCgaatgaggatgaggaggagcaTCATAAAGATGGGAAGACATACCG ATGCCGGATGTGCTCCATCACCTTCTTCTCCAAGTCCGAGATGCAGATTCACTCCAAGTCTCATACAGAGGCCAAGCCCCACAAGTGCCCTCATTGCTCGAAAACCTTTGCCAACAGTTCCTACTTGGCTCAGCACGTGCGGATCCATTCGGGGGCCAAGCCCTATACCTGCAGTTACTGTCAGAAAGCCTTCCGCCAGCTGTCTCACCTCCAGCAGCACACACG AATCCACACGAAGGTGCACATTGCGGTGTCCAAGCCTCACAAGTGCCCGCACTGCTCCAAAACCTTCGCCAACAGCTCCTACCTGGCCCAGCACGTGCGCATCCACTCGGGGGCCAAGCCCTACAACTGCCGCTACTGTCAGAAGGCCTTCCGCCAGCTCTCTCACCTCCAGCAACATACACG GATTCACACAGGCGACAGGCCCTATAAATGCGTACACCCCGGATGTGACAAGGCTTTCACCCAGCTGTCAAATCTGCAG TCTCACAGGAGGCAGCACAACAAAGACAAACCCTTCAAGTGCCACAACTGTCACCGAGCGTACACGGACTCGTCCTCCCTAGAGGTCCACCTGTCTACTCACACCGTCAAACACGCTAAAGTGTATACCTGTTCCATCTGTAGCCGAGCGTATACTTCG GAAACTTACCTGATGAAACACATGAGGAAACACAACGCTCCAGAGACCCCGCAGCCGCCCCCTACACAAGTCCTAACCTCACAAGCGCATTTCACACCCGTGTCCCAGGCCCCCACGTCTGACGGTCCGCAGTGCTCCTTTGACATGAGTCCCTTCAAGACTGACCATCACAAGGACTTATGTTTGACCGTCTCCACCAGCACCATCCAAGTGGAACATTTAGCCAGCTCCTAG
- the ZNF384 gene encoding zinc finger protein 384 isoform X5, with product MEESHFNSSYFWPAVPTVSGQIDNSMFLNKVKEQLIQEKGCNLGSHYPTLLTVPTSVSLPAGISVDGENKVEIHGIPHSQASVTQNITVLPVPTTGLMTATGLVITSPSGSLVTTPSSSGQTFPISAPSTMIVSTLPGSQTLQVVSELTKAKLPEVGTVGVQKSGRGRKKKRIPEPTLPELHDPYDLSNEDEEEHHKDGKTYRCRMCSITFFSKSEMQIHSKSHTEAKPHKCPHCSKTFANSSYLAQHVRIHSGAKPYTCSYCQKAFRQLSHLQQHTRIHTKVHIAVSKPHKCPHCSKTFANSSYLAQHVRIHSGAKPYNCRYCQKAFRQLSHLQQHTRIHTGDRPYKCVHPGCDKAFTQLSNLQSHRRQHNKDKPFKCHNCHRAYTDSSSLEVHLSTHTVKHAKVYTCSICSRAYTSETYLMKHMRKHNAPETPQPPPTQVLTSQAHFTPVSQAPTSDGPQCSFDMSPFKTDHHKDLCLTVSTSTIQVEHLASS from the exons ATGGAGGAGTCTCATTTTAACTCCTCCTATTTCTGGCCTGCTGTCCCCACGGTCTCTGGACAG ATCGACAACTCCATGTTCCTAAACAAAGTGAAAGAGCAGCTGATCCAGGAGAAAGGCTGCAACCTGGGCTCGCACTACCCCACCCTGCTGACGGTGCCCACGTCCGTGTCCCTACCTGCCGGCATCAGCGTCGATGGAGAGAACAAGGTGGAGATTCATGGGATTCCTCACAGTCAGGCATCGGTCACACAGAACATCACCGTCCTGCCTGTGCCTACAACGGGGCTCATGACGGCGA CCGGCTTGGTCATCACGTCTCCGTCTGGATCTCTCGTGACTACACCTTCTTCTTCTGGTCAGACTTTTCCCATTTCTGCCCCTTCCACCATGATTGTGTCCACCTTGCCGGGCTCCCAGACATTGCAAGTTGTGTCAGAGCTGACCAAGGCGAAGCTCCCCGAGGTGGGAACTGTAGGTGTCCAGAAATCAGGCCGtggaaggaagaagaagagaatCCCAGAACCTACACTACCAGAGCTGCACGACCCCTACGACTTATCgaatgaggatgaggaggagcaTCATAAAGATGGGAAGACATACCG ATGCCGGATGTGCTCCATCACCTTCTTCTCCAAGTCCGAGATGCAGATTCACTCCAAGTCTCATACAGAGGCCAAGCCCCACAAGTGCCCTCATTGCTCGAAAACCTTTGCCAACAGTTCCTACTTGGCTCAGCACGTGCGGATCCATTCGGGGGCCAAGCCCTATACCTGCAGTTACTGTCAGAAAGCCTTCCGCCAGCTGTCTCACCTCCAGCAGCACACACG AATCCACACGAAGGTGCACATTGCGGTGTCCAAGCCTCACAAGTGCCCGCACTGCTCCAAAACCTTCGCCAACAGCTCCTACCTGGCCCAGCACGTGCGCATCCACTCGGGGGCCAAGCCCTACAACTGCCGCTACTGTCAGAAGGCCTTCCGCCAGCTCTCTCACCTCCAGCAACATACACG GATTCACACAGGCGACAGGCCCTATAAATGCGTACACCCCGGATGTGACAAGGCTTTCACCCAGCTGTCAAATCTGCAG TCTCACAGGAGGCAGCACAACAAAGACAAACCCTTCAAGTGCCACAACTGTCACCGAGCGTACACGGACTCGTCCTCCCTAGAGGTCCACCTGTCTACTCACACCGTCAAACACGCTAAAGTGTATACCTGTTCCATCTGTAGCCGAGCGTATACTTCG GAAACTTACCTGATGAAACACATGAGGAAACACAACGCTCCAGAGACCCCGCAGCCGCCCCCTACACAAGTCCTAACCTCACAAGCGCATTTCACACCCGTGTCCCAGGCCCCCACGTCTGACGGTCCGCAGTGCTCCTTTGACATGAGTCCCTTCAAGACTGACCATCACAAGGACTTATGTTTGACCGTCTCCACCAGCACCATCCAAGTGGAACATTTAGCCAGCTCCTAG